The following coding sequences are from one Cenarchaeum symbiosum A window:
- a CDS encoding replication factor C small subunit (COG0470), with translation MWVEKYRPKKLADVVDQKEIIGSIEALLKNAGEMPHLLFSGSAGVGKTTTALCIARQVLGPHIQDNLLELNASDERGIGMVRDKVKRFSNFAAFEEIPFKIIILDEADEMTADAQTALRRTIEDASKICRFIIVANNISKIIDPIQSRCAVYKFTSIPEKEAMAQLKKIAKGEKASIDEEGLKEVYEQSEGDLRHAINILQAAASSGAVTAESVRTSAGQARKGDVDGILKRALAGDLSGARERMVELIKVYGMSESDFLKYVSAAVFRSGAGDPGAILRIIAEYDYRILSGANPEIQLSAMLAELGSLGK, from the coding sequence ATGTGGGTAGAAAAGTACAGGCCCAAAAAGCTCGCCGATGTGGTGGACCAAAAGGAGATCATCGGCAGCATAGAGGCCCTCCTGAAGAATGCGGGAGAGATGCCCCACCTGCTGTTCTCGGGATCTGCAGGCGTGGGCAAGACCACCACCGCGCTCTGCATAGCAAGGCAGGTGCTCGGGCCCCACATACAGGACAACCTGCTGGAGCTCAACGCGTCTGATGAGCGCGGGATAGGCATGGTCCGGGACAAGGTCAAGAGGTTCTCTAACTTTGCCGCCTTCGAGGAGATCCCCTTCAAGATAATCATACTAGACGAGGCCGACGAGATGACCGCCGACGCCCAGACGGCCCTCCGGAGGACCATAGAGGATGCGTCGAAGATATGCAGGTTCATAATCGTGGCCAACAACATATCAAAGATAATAGACCCGATACAGAGCAGGTGCGCGGTATACAAGTTTACGTCGATACCGGAAAAGGAAGCCATGGCCCAGCTCAAAAAGATAGCAAAGGGCGAAAAGGCCAGCATAGACGAGGAGGGCCTCAAGGAGGTCTACGAGCAGTCGGAGGGGGACCTCAGGCATGCCATCAACATACTGCAGGCGGCGGCAAGCTCCGGGGCGGTCACGGCGGAGAGCGTCAGGACGTCGGCGGGCCAGGCAAGAAAGGGCGATGTCGACGGCATACTCAAGCGCGCGCTGGCAGGCGATCTTTCCGGGGCCAGGGAGAGAATGGTGGAGCTGATCAAAGTGTACGGCATGTCCGAGTCGGATTTTCTAAAGTATGTGAGCGCGGCAGTATTCAGGTCGGGCGCCGGCGACCCCGGCGCGATACTGCGCATTATAGCGGAATACGATTACAGGATACTGTCTGGCGCAAACCCCGAGATCCAGCTCTCCGCAATGCTGGCGGAGCTTGGCAGCCTGGGAAAATAG
- a CDS encoding ferredoxin (COG1146) yields the protein MPIDPKFVENLEVAGKTLHSDGENKHFIWGKGKKGVAAENEEVKAAYAAHGEEIVPLGVHGTTVAVDWDDCTAEGACMSVCPVQVYQWYRTEKDTSADSALNDTYAGTGLVEQDERLDKSDKSQPIREHDCTQCMACQEACPNQAILIEPSYLEHHEKADGTFVQMKSGSENPHAHD from the coding sequence ATGCCAATCGATCCGAAATTTGTCGAAAACCTCGAGGTAGCGGGCAAGACTCTCCATTCAGACGGGGAGAACAAGCACTTTATCTGGGGCAAGGGCAAAAAGGGTGTCGCGGCTGAGAACGAGGAGGTCAAGGCTGCATATGCGGCGCACGGCGAGGAGATAGTCCCGCTGGGCGTCCATGGCACAACAGTAGCCGTAGACTGGGATGACTGTACCGCCGAGGGCGCTTGCATGAGCGTCTGCCCGGTCCAGGTATACCAGTGGTACAGGACTGAAAAGGACACCTCCGCAGACTCTGCCCTAAACGACACCTATGCAGGTACGGGCCTCGTCGAGCAGGACGAGCGCCTGGACAAGTCGGACAAGTCGCAGCCCATCAGGGAGCATGACTGCACCCAGTGCATGGCGTGCCAGGAGGCCTGCCCAAATCAGGCCATACTGATCGAGCCGTCATATCTGGAGCATCACGAAAAGGCGGACGGTACGTTCGTCCAGATGAAGTCAGGCTCCGAGAACCCGCACGCACACGACTAG
- a CDS encoding ferredoxin (COG1146), which produces MPIAENFPEGLKPIGKIQHSDGEHFHVMWGPGKADGETATNEDVQAAYKARNEPYEPIGVSGTMVAVDWDSCIADGACIEACPVQVFQWFRTEKDIPAGKATDEVFDGSGSTVKSERKDYTDKADPIREHDCIWCMACVSVCPPQAIKVDQGNSEHHDRAAASL; this is translated from the coding sequence ATGCCTATCGCAGAGAACTTCCCCGAGGGCCTCAAGCCCATCGGAAAGATCCAGCATTCCGACGGCGAGCACTTTCACGTAATGTGGGGCCCTGGAAAGGCTGACGGCGAGACCGCCACCAACGAGGACGTCCAGGCGGCATACAAGGCACGCAACGAGCCGTACGAGCCCATAGGCGTGAGCGGCACGATGGTGGCCGTAGACTGGGATTCATGCATAGCGGATGGTGCCTGCATAGAGGCCTGCCCTGTACAGGTATTCCAGTGGTTCAGGACCGAAAAGGACATCCCCGCAGGCAAGGCCACAGACGAGGTATTTGACGGGTCCGGCAGCACCGTAAAGAGCGAGAGGAAGGACTATACCGACAAGGCGGACCCGATCAGGGAGCATGACTGCATCTGGTGCATGGCGTGCGTCTCGGTCTGCCCGCCCCAGGCCATAAAGGTCGACCAGGGCAACTCAGAGCACCACGACAGGGCTGCAGCCTCACTCTGA
- a CDS encoding translation initiation factor (COG1976) gives MDIFKYDVYRGPNIGIYTSANDEKIFLPRGFAKAKAARLEGYLGAEALYTSVANTRLMGTLMVLNNSGIIMPSTISEIEYEFYKKHTDLNVVVLDTKFTALGNMISVNDRGGVVSPVFPREEVRIIADALGIEVIQRRIAGYNQVGAMMVATSGGGIIHPETDGEDVKRISEVMGVHMEPATINGGIPFVSSGLLANKKSVVAGSFTSGPEIMMLTRAFAG, from the coding sequence GTGGACATATTCAAGTACGACGTGTACAGGGGGCCGAACATCGGGATATACACCAGCGCAAACGACGAAAAGATCTTCCTGCCGAGGGGGTTTGCCAAGGCCAAGGCGGCCCGGCTCGAGGGGTACCTGGGGGCGGAGGCGCTGTATACATCGGTGGCCAATACCAGGCTGATGGGCACCCTCATGGTGCTGAACAACAGCGGGATCATCATGCCCAGCACGATCTCGGAGATCGAGTACGAGTTCTACAAAAAGCATACAGACCTCAACGTGGTGGTGCTTGACACAAAGTTCACCGCGCTGGGAAACATGATCAGCGTCAACGACAGGGGCGGGGTGGTCTCGCCGGTATTCCCCAGGGAGGAGGTGAGGATAATAGCCGACGCGCTGGGAATAGAGGTCATACAGCGCAGGATAGCCGGGTACAACCAGGTGGGCGCCATGATGGTGGCAACCTCCGGCGGGGGGATAATACACCCGGAGACCGACGGCGAGGATGTCAAGAGGATCTCGGAGGTGATGGGCGTGCATATGGAGCCCGCGACGATCAACGGGGGGATCCCGTTTGTGTCGTCGGGGCTGCTTGCAAACAAGAAAAGCGTTGTTGCGGGATCCTTTACCAGCGGGCCCGAGATTATGATGCTTACCCGCGCGTTTGCCGGCTAG
- a CDS encoding histidyl-tRNA synthetase (COG0124), with protein MRDLGTAEYSGIEQVRERFIRKARSFAFELVDPSPIELLSTLEAKSGPAIREEIYHFEDKGGRDVALRFDFTVGLTRLVTSQQSLRLPAKFGSFGGVFRYDEPQKGRYRFFHQWNVEIFGRPGVESEAEVVEFASSLFGSLGLGDVEMRISHRGLIESFIRKNHPSGPGAADAALPQLLRMVDKAAKKPRDALLAEYKDVPRPLAEELLDLASTRGTPDEVGPAAGSLDSWDHVKQLWDSLEARSVPNVSVDLGIVRGLDYYSGAVFEALDPRHGTGALAGGGRYDALARAFGREDMGAAGMAGGVERTVLAMEARGLHASPPAPVVSVLYTGDAVRGRATTLASRLRAKDIPTAIDLAGRPLKKQMESASASRFVIIVGPRELEENRVVLREMDSGTESGADIDELESSPEKFLHI; from the coding sequence ATGAGGGATCTTGGCACCGCCGAGTACTCGGGGATAGAGCAGGTCAGGGAGCGGTTCATCCGCAAGGCAAGATCCTTTGCATTCGAGCTCGTCGACCCGTCGCCGATTGAGCTGCTCTCCACCCTCGAGGCCAAGTCGGGGCCCGCCATAAGGGAGGAGATCTACCACTTTGAGGACAAGGGCGGCAGGGACGTCGCGCTCCGGTTCGACTTTACCGTCGGGCTGACCCGGCTCGTCACCTCCCAGCAGTCGCTCAGGCTCCCCGCCAAGTTCGGCTCGTTCGGCGGCGTATTCCGGTATGACGAGCCGCAAAAGGGCAGGTACAGGTTCTTCCACCAGTGGAATGTAGAGATCTTCGGCAGGCCCGGCGTTGAATCCGAGGCAGAAGTGGTCGAGTTTGCATCAAGCCTCTTTGGCAGCCTGGGCCTCGGCGATGTCGAGATGAGGATCAGCCACCGCGGGCTGATTGAATCGTTCATCCGCAAAAACCACCCCTCGGGCCCCGGCGCAGCAGACGCAGCACTGCCCCAGCTCCTCAGGATGGTCGACAAGGCTGCAAAAAAGCCCCGGGACGCCCTGCTGGCAGAATACAAGGACGTGCCGCGCCCCCTCGCAGAAGAGCTCCTGGATCTTGCCTCCACCCGGGGCACCCCAGACGAGGTCGGCCCCGCGGCGGGTAGTCTTGATTCATGGGACCACGTAAAACAGCTCTGGGATTCACTGGAGGCACGCTCTGTGCCCAACGTCTCTGTAGACCTCGGCATAGTAAGAGGGCTGGACTATTATTCTGGCGCCGTCTTTGAGGCCCTCGATCCGCGCCACGGCACGGGTGCATTGGCGGGCGGCGGCAGGTATGACGCGCTGGCGCGGGCCTTTGGCCGGGAGGACATGGGGGCCGCCGGCATGGCGGGCGGCGTGGAGAGGACCGTCCTTGCAATGGAGGCGCGGGGTCTGCATGCAAGCCCTCCAGCCCCTGTTGTATCTGTCCTGTATACGGGAGATGCTGTCCGGGGGCGCGCCACCACGCTTGCATCGCGCCTCCGCGCAAAGGATATCCCCACAGCGATAGACCTTGCCGGCCGCCCACTCAAAAAGCAGATGGAGTCTGCATCCGCGTCACGCTTTGTAATAATAGTGGGCCCCAGGGAACTCGAAGAGAACAGGGTGGTATTGAGGGAGATGGACTCTGGCACAGAATCCGGCGCCGACATAGACGAGCTGGAATCCTCCCCCGAAAAGTTCCTGCATATCTAG